Genomic DNA from Triticum dicoccoides isolate Atlit2015 ecotype Zavitan chromosome 4B, WEW_v2.0, whole genome shotgun sequence:
gttacgaggtatcacccttggcactcgatagtagctctgcagagtggaGCAACAAAAAGGGGTGTGATGCGATGTGAGGTgtagggctctggtcgtcgatcacgttgatcgagtcatcgatgatgaagcagggacaacaaggacaaggtgggggtaactgatggatcactaaccaacctatactaagaaatTTAGGATAAGAAGGTTacgaaagcaggctatgcatcagaataggagcaatcaattacagtagcaaaatccaatgcaagcatgagagaatggaatgggcaataTCGAAATGATCAAAGGCGGGCTTGCcttgaagctccgctgaaagggaagaagggtcgtcgtcgacgcaGTCGATCACACAGGCATTggcagtaattttttttatttttttggtttcgGCTTCGGTTCAATGTTCGGCTTGTCGGTTTTTACGCCCACCCTCCCCGGAATTTTCGGTATAGGTATAGATATTAGAATAGACCCGAAAACAACCATATAGGCCCAAAAGCATGAGGGCCCACGATGGCCGAACGTGCCACGAGCCGGCCCATATACTAAAAGAGCATGGCACAACACGTTAAGTAATTGGCGGCGCCATGCACAGGGGCAgctcgactgggccggcccatgaagctGCACCGCGGGTCGAAAGAGATGGCAAAAATAAAATGCAGGCACGGCAAGGATTCGAACTGGCGACCAACTGCTTGGGACCGCGCAAACGTACCCACTACGCTAGACTAGTTTAGCTAGCTGAAGAGCAACGCACGAGTTAAAGTACTAACATATGACTTGTGTGTTGTAGCGAATAGGAACCAATTACTGTAGCGAACCCGAAATTGGTTGCTATATTGATTTTTTTAAGTGTAATTTCTTATAGCGACAGTTTGCCGCAACAAGCGTCATATAGGATATTCCGTGTTGGCGTACCTTCTCATCTTACACCCGCTCCTAACAAAAGTCCAGTGCTACGAGAGATCGAACCAGAGACCTCCAGCTTCACGCAATGTTCTGCTAGCCAGAAGAAACAACCACACTGAATGATTAAACAACAACACAACTCTATAAGAACCAAAAAGCAACGCGGATccaacatttttctttttcttttttctttcgtttttgattttttttgttcgAAATTCCAAAACATGCTCTCTGCACTGACGCTagctcacaaataagagaaaaatgttATGTTTTCAAAAATAATCCGTATATTTCTAAAAATGTTCAGGATTCTAAAAATTGTTCACGTCTAAAGAAATCCGATTTGCTTAAAAAAGAATGTTTTATGAAACATGATCACTTTAAAAAAACAAATTTTGACAAAAACACAAGCATTTTCTAAaaatgcgaacaatttttgaaaagcaCCAAAAAATATGGGAACATATGGACTTTTATTTGAAAACAGGAAAACTATTTTGAATCTCTTAACAAAACTATTAGACAAGAACATTTGTTAAAACtgccaaacaaaaaaataaaatgtgaacattttttgcaAACAGAAACAATTTTAGGAAACACCAaagttttttgaaaacatgaacatttttttaactgTGGAACAAATTTGGAAACATGAATAATTTTTTAAGACAAGAACATTTTTTAGTacgagaacaatttttgaaatttgcAAACAATTTTTGGAAACACAAAAGTTTTTTGaaatacgaacattttttaaaCCGCAGAACAAACttggaaacatgaacaatttttggaaACCCAAACATTTTTCGAAAtagagaacaatttttgaaatttgtgaacaatttttggaaaaacaatttttttctgaaaagacgaacattttttaaaactgcaGAATCAATTTGAAAACCTGAACAATGTTCggaaacatgaacatattttgaaactcCCATTTTTTTGTAAAATACGGATTGTTTTATAAATAATGAAAGATTGTCAAAATACAGGATTGTTTAGAAATAAtacgaaaaaggaaaaggaaacaaaAAGTAACAGAAAATCAAAATAAACGaacaaattttgattttttttatttccgAACAAAAACTGAAAATAGGAACATTTTGTGAAATTTAGGACATATTTTGAACTTTTTGAAATTtctgaacatattttgaaaaacgAAAAAAAGTGAAAAAGGTAAATgaagaaagtaaaataaaagaaaagataaaCAGGAACAGAAAATGaagcataaaaaagaaaaaacgaaaaaacaaAGTAAAAAAACCGAGAAAACCCGAATGGAAACAACACAGGAAAAACTCGGTTCAGGGAACCTACTAGAAGGTTCACAAAACCGTTGGCTGCACCGTGTAAAGCTTGAAGTGGGTCGGCCCAATTATCGTCGCTCTCGTACTTGCCCCTGTGCGAAACCCAGACAATTCGCCGCAGAGAGCGGCAAATAGGGTTTTCCAAGTAAACCGAAAGTAAATATGCCGTGCCAGGCAAGTTTAGACTTGGGCCGGGCTGGGTCTtcgagcatttgagagagagagagagatcaatcaccccctccccctccgccgcctccgcctctgccTCGATTTCGACTCCTTTCCTCTCCACTGCCCCTTCTTATACGGGACGTTCATGAGGCGCCCCCGCCCGGATCCAGCCCCCCGCCGTTCTTCTACCAGTGCTGCTGGCGGCGTCCACGCCGCACTCCCGTGCCGCCCGATGCCCGCTGCCACCGGTGGTCAACCAGCCGGAGGAAGGTAACCCCTACCCCCAAACTCTAATAAATTTCCTAACCCTAAAAGCCTTAATGAAAATTTAGGTGACTTATAAGCTCGGTTATCTTATCGAGCCTTGCCTATAGTTAGGATGGGCAAACTAGCCCAGCCGAGCTAGGGTTTCGAGGCAAGGCATATTATTGGTTTGGTCCCCTTGCTCCCGATGGCAAAGATTTTCATTGTTCTTCGTTTGGATTTTAACTTGACGAGATACATTCATCACTTTGCCATGAGGTTGAGGTTACCAACTTCCCTCGACTGGCTCAATTATTGATTTGCGTATAACAGCTTCCGTATAGACATATCTATGTATCTATTATTCTGCTTATTAAGTGCTTTGAAGTCTTTGATCAAAATATGTGCAGTGCTTAGTACAAGAGAAGAGGGGATTCAAAAAGGAAAAAACATGACAGGTAACAACAGAAATCTGTTTTCTTAACAAAAATCGTAGTACATCAAGTTATTTGATTAGTGtcattgaatttttttcaaaagtaCAAGTCTCTGATCAAAATATGCACAGTACTGACAAGAGAAGAGGAGATTAAAAAATTGTAGGAAAAAACAGGACACGCAAAGCAGGTCAACAGAAAAATCAGTCATTAGAGCTGATGTTTTAGCTGTAAAAGGAATATGAAAGCTGCTATGGTCACTGCTAGCTTTTCACTCACCCCCACACTGCCTGCAGCACCTGCACGCCTTGCCATGACGGTTCCTTGCTTTTGGCAGAAAGCTAGCCCATCAAGGCTAGGTGGGCTATTTCTGTTTGGGCAAAGGATGCAAGCAGCCCCTTAGATTTTTGTATTATCTTAATGCCTTATCGCTAGCAAATCTGTTTTCTTGCTGTCATCTCAGCTAGTTTCTCACTCTCTTTTTAGGTTAGTTGAGGTGTTTGATGTCTAATGGTTTTTACAACCATGCTCTACTTGTTGTAAATGACATTGTTTCATCGACTCCAGGGTTGGGAAGATGCAGAAAAGCATGCGCAAGCGAAGAGGCAAGCACATAGGTTGCTTTAACAAAAAGCAAAATGCTAGCAGAACAAAACTTATGCAACGTGAGTCTTCATACTTCTATTGCCCCTGCAAGTATTTTTACACAGCCAAACTGTTGTAGCACTCACAATTGTTTACCTGTACCATGTTTCTTTAATTAACTAGGACCTATCCATCCAGATATTACATTTGAAGATGGATTTGGTAACTTGGTTAAATCCTGTCAAAGTTCCTCGAGTGAACGCACCAAACAGATTGAGTCAGAACTATCAGAAAGTTTTGTCTCCCTTGCTTCATTTGTTGGTAATTAATATTATCATATGCCCATTATTTTCCATTAATTTTCTGAGTACCCCTTCATTGTTGCAACCACTTAATTTTCAACTGACATGTCGTTTCTTTAAACAGATGGTACGCATGTGATTAACTCTTTTGAAGAGGAATTTGAGGACAATACCTGGAGCACACTCAGTGAAAATGTTGCTTTAACTATGTCTGAATGTGTCGTCTCACTTGCTTCATTCAATGGTGATTTTTGTTCGTCGTATTCTcgcttttgtttttccttgtttcccCGATTATTATTGACCAAATTATGATGTGTGTAGGAAATTCAAGGTGTTTTGCTTGCACAGGCGTATATATAAACTGTAATCCCGTGAGAATCCTTACTACAGCAAGTTTGGTTAAAACTTCTGGCGATGGAAACAAGATTGATGATAACTTGCGGGTTGGTATTGGCAATGCGCATCATTGTTTGTGCCTTTTGTTTGTCCGTTTATGACACTGGTTTAACCTTATCATTGCAGATTGAAGTGCACCTTAATAATAAACAACATGTCACGGGGACATTGAAACATTATGATCTACGCTATAATGTTGCAGTTGTTGAGATCATGGGTTCCTACAGTTCTTGTGCAGTGGATGTGGAAGAGCGTATTTCTTTCACCCCTAATATTGAGGTTTTAGCTGTAGGGCGTCTCTTTGAACGTCCAAAATTAATGGCCTCAAGAGGGGTGTTAATTGACAGAGAAAGCAAACTtgcttgcgaagagcttgggatttCCACTTGTAAAATCACCAAGGTATATGTATATTTTGCCTGCTTGTATGTTTCGCATGTTGCAAAATAATTATTTGTATTAGAAATATGATCAATGCATCATTGAATCTGTGTATTAATTATGCATTACCATTTTTTTGCATCCCCTTTTTCTGGTGTCACTTATGTCTTTCTTTGTTCTATAGGCTGGGATTGGAGGGCCTCTTATTGATGCTTGTGGGAATTTGATTGGCATGAATTTCTTCCATGATGAAGAAACCCCATACCTACCGAGGGAAAAAATTCAGGAAGTCTTGGGATATTTTGATGAACAATGGTATGTCTTAACATCTTTTGTAATGGTATAATGTTGAGATTTGAGGAAGCTCTTTTTGATGCCCTGAGATTTACATGTTGTACATGGTTTCTGTTCCAACAACATCCGCAGTCTTCACAATTTTCCACGCTCTTTACCATCCCAAGATTCCCAACATTAAGTAGGCATATCTCGCTTGGATATATAGTAGCCCGAAGGCTCAAGTTCTGATCTGCAGCTTACTGAGGCTATGATTCCATGGGCTTATCAATGTTTCTACTCCTATTGGCCTCCTATGTAGGAACTTGAGAACGCAAGAATAGGTAAGAACATGGAATCAGATGCCATGGTTAGTGAAATCCTATGAATCAGATGCTAGAAATCCTACAGGATTAAGTAGTCAAGAATTAATCAATTGAGGTATTTGAGTGATCTACGGAACAAGTCTAGGAAATTTAAGGCCTcttttggtttagaggaattttgTAAGAATTCTAAAGGGTAGGAATTTAGTAGGGATTTTTTTTCCTTTGGAGCCCTTTACTTTGTAAGAATAggttcctattcctatgtaggataggaatcaatacTTCACATTTTCAAAGGAAAGAAAACATTACTCTAGACCCAATGAAAATTTTCCTATCCTAGTGACATCTTTCCATAGGaactgagatacatgtcatctcacttaTGATAGTTTGCTTGAATTCAATTACAAGATTGAATAACCAAATGAGGCCTAAATGATGATTAAAGTAGAGGGACCAAGGGGGAGTAATGTTGCTTTGAATGCTTTATAAGGAAATGAAGGAACAATATCTGAAATTTTAGAGCTCATTCCGAAAATCCATAGTGCTTAATTTGAAAACCCCATAAGGTTTTCTATGATGCTTTTGTTAATGCTATATGTTCCCACGGGCCTAGAGCTGTGAGCTTAAAACCAAGACAATGTTTTTTTTCCCTCAAAAAGAAAAAACTTCCTACTCTACAGTATGGTTTGTTGGGAGACGTGTACTTTTTTGTGATAACATTAAGACCCCATTAAGTCGACCCCTCGTTGATTAATCTGATTCAGTTATTGATATTaacattatttttttctttttgattttgtAGCATGTCGAATGACAGTTGGTCTGAACCAAGAGATCGTTATTATATACCAGCTTTCTACTCTATACCGTATGGTTTGTTCGGAGATGAGTACTTTGATAACAAAAAGGATGCATATTCTCCGTCTCCGGTTTTGTGTTGAGACTATTGTTGGTTGTTGTCGCCCCACTCTATGAAGTATGGACCCCGCTTGTTTTTTCTTTTTGCTGGTTAGTCCTTGTGAAGTCGAGACTGCGACATATTCTGAGGCATTTGCACTTAATTGTAACCTATGTGCTTAAAGAATCCTAAGCTAAATCCTTGTTTAGTTATGTGTTCATTTCTGCCAATCCCATTGTATCTCAGATACACATTGTTGTCCCATACTACAAACAAAATAGTCAGCACAGAAAAGTGCTTGGAGTAAAATTTAGGGCAGCAAAAAGTGATTTTCTTTTTGGCACCAAAAAGTTCTACATCTCAACAGCTGCCCTAAAGTAAATTTCTTTGGAAAATGATTAAAAACAACTACTGATCTTTTCCTCTCCAACCTCACGTGGCTCACGTCAGGCTTCCTACCACTCCCCCAACCGTATCTTCTCTCTAAGGAAGAAGCTCCTCCACCGATAATTCAATCTGGAGAGAGCGGCGATTTGGTGCCTGGACTCAGAGGACATGAACAGTCCCATGATTTGGAAGGGGGAGAAGTTCAATTTTATTTTGTGGTGTAATGGAGAATAAAACTGTTTTCCTTTCTTTTGGACCATTTCTTTGTTTGTGCGAGAGAATCTTGCACCCTATTTGCAATCAATGCAGATTAATACCGAAAGTACCCTTGTGCACCCGAGCTCAGATGCACCCTCgtaaacagtaaaatcaaaaaaagttaaaaaaacaaGAAAGTCTGAAACTTTTTGGAGACAAACTTTGACGAATTCTGAATATGCATGCTAAATTTCATGAAGAAACAACATTCCGAAAATGCTTCCGTAAAAAAACAAAATTGACACTTCATGTTCCCGTTTACGGTAGCATTTTTTTTTACGGTAGCATTTTTTGGAATGTTTCTTAGCACGCATGTTTAGAACTCCTCAAAGTTTGTCTTCAAAAATTTCAGTTGTTTCTTATTGTTCACGAGGgtgcatatgagctcgggtgcagaaactTCATGTTTGCATGTGTCAGCATTATGGGCTATGGCTATTCATGAGTGACACATTACCGGAGGTTTGGGGACCTAATTAATCACAAGTGCCATAAAAATGAGTGTTGTGCCTGCATCGATACATGTCTGCAAGCACTGCAATGAACACACTGGCTACCAAAAACCATCGAATCGGGAAACATTGAACTCCATGACCCCCTTGAGGCTTGAGCACCCCGATCCAGAACTCTCCCCCCAAAAAGTCGACATGCTAATGTATGAAGAAGGTGAAGAGACGTCAGCTCATTCGGTAATACCCAAATAAACAAAAGACGCGAGATCAAATAGTGTCGAGATGATAACCTGCGAGTCCCCGTCTATGCTTTTCCACTGGCCACAGCTTGAAGACGGGCTACAGTGCGTCAGTGGCTGCGGGCGCACTGTGAGCTGTGCGTGCTGTCTTTTTACAAGGAACCCCTGCCCTTTAATTAAATGTCGCAAAAATCCCCTAGAAGTGTATATCCCTCTGATGGCTAATTCCCCTAATTCCCAAAATAAAAGGGTCTATGTTGTCTTTGAAACCCCAACAAAAGCAGCAGTTCATTCATGAACTATAATGCAGCAGAAGTTCATTCATGAACTAACACTATATGTGATCTATAAGTGCAAATCAAAGGGAGAGGAAATCATGAAGATCATCTGCAGCAATATTCAGTGATCTATATGACTATATTGCAGAAATGTTCAGATGACTATGTTGCACCAATATTTGGTGATCTGTACTATTCAATACAACAAAATATCAGTTAACTATGAAGAACAACTTAGTTATCTACTTTACATACACTGCACACAGTCCTACATCTCTAATGCATTGCACTTGCACACACTCAGCACATATATCAGTTCAGTGCAGCGCACACATTCAGTACATCACCTGTCATGAAAATTCAGTTAACTATACAATCAGGTGTcaccaaaattcagttaacttcatCTGTACCCAAAATTCAGTTACAAATCTTTCTAATTTTTCAGTTCGAACAATCTCCAGATTTGAGCAGAAATGACGAACAAGGCAAATGATCACATCTGAGCAATATTATAGGATAATTTGTTGCGCACACAAGCATAACCAACTACTTTGACAGGAAGAGGCGCCTACTTCCAAAACCCCCAAATAAACCCTAGCAAAACTCAGGAACAATGTGCCCATATCTACTCCGCAACAGTCCACATACACAATATCTCGCATGACATGGACGAAAGATGAAGATCAAGCACGCCAGAAAATTGCTCTCACTCCGGCAAACCCTACAGATGTCATGGACGAGGAA
This window encodes:
- the LOC119294144 gene encoding uncharacterized protein LOC119294144; protein product: MPAATGGQPAGGRVGKMQKSMRKRRGKHIGCFNKKQNASRTKLMQRPIHPDITFEDGFGNLVKSCQSSSSERTKQIESELSESFVSLASFVDGTHVINSFEEEFEDNTWSTLSENVALTMSECVVSLASFNGNSRCFACTGVYINCNPVRILTTASLVKTSGDGNKIDDNLRIEVHLNNKQHVTGTLKHYDLRYNVAVVEIMGSYSSCAVDVEERISFTPNIEVLAVGRLFERPKLMASRGVLIDRESKLACEELGISTCKITKAGIGGPLIDACGNLIGMNFFHDEETPYLPREKIQEVLGYFDEQCMSNDSWSEPRDRYYIPAFYSIPYGLFGDEYFDNKKDAYSPSPVLC